A window of Lysobacter terrestris contains these coding sequences:
- the atpD gene encoding F0F1 ATP synthase subunit beta, producing MNQGKIVQIIGAVVDVEFPRESVPKVYDALKVQNTDITLEVQQQLGDGVVRTIALGSTDGLKRNLIADNTGKAISVPVGAGTLGRIMDVLGNPIDEAGPVQASAAWEIHRSAPSYEEQSSGNDLLETGIKVIDLMCPFAKGGKVGLFGGAGVGKTVNMMELINNIAKAHSGLSVFAGVGERTREGNDFYHEMKDSNVLDKVAMVYGQMNEPPGNRLRVALTGLTMAEYFRDEKDASGKGKDVLLFVDNIYRYTLAGTEVSALLGRMPSAVGYQPTLAEEMGVLQERITSTKTGSITSIQAVYVPADDLTDPSPATTFAHLDATVVLSRQIASLGIYPAVDPLDSTSRQLDPNVIGNEHYETARRVQSTLQKYKELKDIIAILGMDELSEEDKLAVARARKIERFFSQPFHVAEVFTGSPGKYVSLKDTIRGFKGICDGEYDHLPEQAFYMVGSIEEAVEKAKKIAA from the coding sequence ATGAACCAGGGCAAGATCGTTCAGATCATCGGCGCGGTCGTCGACGTCGAATTCCCGCGCGAGAGCGTGCCGAAGGTGTACGACGCGCTGAAGGTGCAGAACACCGACATCACGCTCGAAGTCCAGCAGCAGCTGGGTGACGGCGTCGTGCGCACGATCGCCCTCGGTTCGACCGACGGCCTCAAGCGCAACCTGATTGCCGACAACACCGGCAAGGCGATCTCGGTGCCGGTCGGCGCCGGCACGCTGGGCCGTATCATGGACGTGCTGGGCAACCCGATCGACGAAGCCGGCCCGGTGCAGGCCTCGGCCGCGTGGGAAATCCACCGCTCCGCGCCGTCGTACGAAGAGCAGTCCTCGGGCAACGACCTGCTCGAAACCGGCATCAAGGTCATCGACCTGATGTGCCCGTTCGCCAAGGGCGGCAAGGTCGGCCTGTTCGGCGGCGCCGGCGTGGGCAAGACCGTCAACATGATGGAACTCATCAACAACATCGCCAAGGCGCACTCGGGTCTGTCCGTGTTCGCCGGCGTGGGCGAGCGTACCCGCGAGGGCAACGACTTCTACCACGAGATGAAGGACTCCAACGTCCTCGACAAGGTGGCGATGGTGTACGGCCAGATGAACGAGCCGCCGGGCAACCGCCTGCGCGTCGCGCTGACCGGCCTGACCATGGCCGAGTACTTCCGCGACGAGAAGGACGCGTCGGGCAAGGGTAAGGACGTGCTGCTGTTCGTCGACAACATCTACCGCTACACGCTGGCCGGTACCGAAGTGTCGGCGCTGCTCGGCCGCATGCCGTCGGCGGTGGGTTACCAGCCGACCCTGGCCGAGGAAATGGGCGTGCTGCAGGAACGCATCACCTCGACCAAGACCGGCTCGATCACCTCGATCCAGGCCGTGTACGTGCCCGCGGACGACCTGACCGACCCGTCGCCGGCCACCACCTTCGCCCACCTCGACGCCACCGTCGTGCTGTCGCGCCAGATCGCCTCGCTGGGCATCTACCCGGCCGTGGACCCGCTGGACTCGACCTCGCGCCAGCTCGATCCGAACGTGATCGGCAACGAGCACTACGAGACCGCGCGCCGCGTGCAGTCGACGCTGCAGAAGTACAAGGAACTGAAGGACATCATCGCGATCCTGGGCATGGACGAGCTGTCGGAAGAAGACAAGCTGGCCGTGGCCCGCGCGCGCAAGATCGAGCGTTTCTTCTCGCAGCCGTTCCACGTCGCCGAAGTCTTCACCGGCTCGCCGGG
- the atpG gene encoding F0F1 ATP synthase subunit gamma: MAGGREIKTKIKSVQNTRKVTRALEMVSASKIRKAQDRMKSSRPYARAMKQVIGHLAQANTDYQHPYLVERKDTKRVGYLIVSSDRGLAGGLNNNMFRKLLGEIRKWQEQGVEVDVVTVGQKASVFFRRVKVNMLATVTHLGDTPRLEQLVGVIKAMTDAYTEGKVDKVFLAYNDFVNTMVQRATFDQLLPVPPAEAQVAHHDWDYIYEPNEKTVLDHVLTRYIESVVYQAVLENLASEHAARMVAMKSASDNATKLIGTLQLVYNKARQAAITQEISEIVGGAAAV, encoded by the coding sequence ATGGCAGGCGGACGCGAAATCAAAACCAAGATCAAGAGCGTGCAGAACACCCGCAAGGTGACGCGCGCGCTCGAGATGGTCTCGGCCTCCAAGATCCGCAAGGCGCAGGATCGGATGAAGTCGTCGCGCCCGTACGCGCGCGCGATGAAGCAGGTGATCGGTCACCTGGCCCAGGCCAACACCGACTACCAGCATCCGTACCTGGTCGAGCGCAAGGACACCAAGCGCGTCGGCTACCTGATCGTGTCGTCCGACCGCGGCCTGGCCGGCGGCCTCAACAACAACATGTTCCGCAAGCTGCTGGGCGAGATCCGCAAGTGGCAGGAACAGGGTGTCGAGGTCGACGTGGTCACCGTGGGCCAGAAGGCCTCGGTGTTCTTCCGTCGCGTCAAGGTCAACATGCTCGCCACGGTCACGCACCTGGGCGATACGCCGCGGCTGGAACAGCTGGTCGGCGTGATCAAGGCCATGACCGATGCCTACACCGAGGGCAAGGTCGACAAGGTGTTCCTCGCCTACAACGACTTCGTCAACACGATGGTCCAGCGTGCGACGTTCGACCAGCTGCTGCCGGTGCCGCCGGCGGAAGCGCAGGTCGCGCACCACGACTGGGACTACATCTACGAGCCGAACGAGAAGACCGTGCTCGACCACGTGCTGACGCGTTACATCGAGTCGGTCGTGTACCAGGCGGTGCTGGAAAACCTCGCTTCGGAACATGCCGCGCGCATGGTCGCGATGAAGTCGGCGTCGGACAACGCCACCAAGCTGATCGGCACCCTGCAACTGGTCTACAACAAGGCCCGTCAGGCAGCGATCACCCAGGAAATCTCCGAAATCGTCGGCGGCGCGGCAGCGGTCTAA
- the atpA gene encoding F0F1 ATP synthase subunit alpha has protein sequence MATTQLNPSEISELIKTRIEKVKLAAEARNEGTVTSVSDGIVRIHGLADVMQGEMIELPNATYALALNLERDSVGAVVLGDYEHLREGDTAKTTGRILEVPTGPELLGRVVNALGEAIDGKGPIDAKVSAPVETIAPGVIWRKSVDQPVQTGYKSVDSMIPIGRGQRELIIGDRQTGKTAMAIDAIINQKHSGIKCIYVAIGQKNSTIANIVRKLEEHGAMAYTTVVAASASESAAMQYIAAYSGCTMGEYFRDRGEDALIIYDDLSKQAVAYRQISLLLRRPPGREAYPGDVFYLHSRLLERAARVSEEYVEKFTNGAVKGKTGSLTALPIIETQAGDVSAFVPTNVISITDGQIFLETDLFNAGIRPAVNAGISVSRVGGAAQTKIIKKLSGGIRIALAQYRELAAFAQFASDLDEATRKQLERGQRVTELMKQKQYAPMSIAEQALSIYAVDKGYMDDIAVAKIGAFEAGLHAHFANTQGALMGDVAKSGNWNDDIEATFKKGIEEFKATGTW, from the coding sequence ATGGCTACCACGCAGCTCAACCCGTCCGAAATCAGCGAACTGATCAAGACCCGCATCGAGAAGGTCAAGCTGGCCGCCGAAGCGCGCAACGAAGGCACCGTCACCTCGGTGTCCGACGGCATCGTGCGCATCCACGGCCTCGCCGACGTGATGCAGGGCGAAATGATCGAACTGCCGAACGCCACCTACGCGCTCGCGCTGAACCTGGAGCGCGACTCGGTCGGCGCCGTGGTCCTGGGCGACTACGAGCACCTGCGCGAAGGCGACACCGCCAAGACCACCGGCCGCATCCTCGAAGTGCCGACCGGTCCGGAACTGCTCGGCCGCGTCGTCAACGCGCTGGGCGAAGCGATCGACGGCAAGGGTCCGATCGACGCCAAGGTCTCGGCTCCGGTGGAAACCATCGCCCCGGGCGTGATCTGGCGCAAGTCGGTCGACCAGCCCGTGCAGACCGGTTACAAGTCGGTCGACTCGATGATCCCGATCGGCCGTGGCCAGCGCGAGCTGATCATCGGCGACCGCCAGACCGGCAAGACCGCGATGGCCATCGACGCCATCATCAACCAGAAGCACTCGGGCATTAAGTGCATCTACGTTGCGATCGGCCAGAAGAACTCGACCATCGCCAACATCGTGCGCAAGCTCGAAGAGCACGGTGCGATGGCCTACACCACCGTCGTCGCCGCCTCGGCGTCCGAATCGGCCGCGATGCAGTACATCGCCGCCTACTCGGGCTGCACCATGGGCGAGTACTTCCGCGACCGCGGCGAAGACGCGCTGATCATCTACGACGACCTGTCCAAGCAGGCCGTGGCCTACCGCCAGATCTCGCTGCTGCTGCGCCGCCCGCCGGGCCGCGAAGCCTACCCGGGCGACGTGTTCTACCTGCACTCCCGCCTGCTCGAGCGCGCCGCGCGCGTCTCCGAGGAGTACGTCGAGAAGTTCACCAACGGTGCGGTGAAGGGCAAGACCGGTTCGCTGACCGCGCTGCCGATCATCGAAACGCAGGCCGGCGACGTTTCGGCGTTCGTGCCGACCAACGTGATCTCGATCACCGACGGTCAGATCTTCCTGGAAACCGATCTGTTCAACGCCGGTATCCGTCCGGCCGTGAACGCCGGCATCTCGGTGTCGCGCGTCGGTGGCGCCGCCCAGACCAAGATCATCAAGAAGCTGTCGGGCGGCATCCGTATCGCGCTCGCCCAGTACCGTGAGCTGGCGGCGTTCGCGCAGTTCGCCTCGGACCTCGACGAAGCCACCCGCAAGCAGCTCGAGCGCGGCCAGCGCGTCACCGAGCTGATGAAGCAGAAGCAGTACGCGCCGATGTCGATCGCCGAACAGGCGCTGTCGATCTACGCCGTCGACAAGGGCTACATGGACGACATCGCGGTCGCCAAGATCGGCGCGTTCGAAGCCGGCCTGCACGCGCACTTCGCCAACACCCAGGGCGCGCTGATGGGCGACGTCGCCAAGTCCGGCAACTGGAACGACGACATCGAAGCCACCTTCAAGAAGGGCATCGAAGAGTTCAAGGCCACCGGTACCTGGTAA
- a CDS encoding F0F1 ATP synthase subunit delta: MSQALTLARPYARAAFGIARDAGDYASWSNALAFAARVAADPQVAELLGSPRLGHADAVSLLAIDGAGDSLRNFLALLADNRRLALLPEIAGLFEELRAEAERVIKARVTSATALGDGELEGIKAALKKRFGRDVQVETAVDASLIGGAVIDAGDVVIDGSLKGKLGRLQSALTN, translated from the coding sequence ATGAGCCAGGCCCTCACCCTCGCACGTCCCTACGCCCGCGCTGCCTTCGGCATTGCGCGGGACGCCGGCGACTACGCGTCGTGGTCGAACGCGCTCGCGTTCGCCGCGCGTGTCGCCGCCGATCCGCAGGTGGCCGAACTGCTCGGCAGCCCGCGCCTGGGCCACGCCGACGCCGTGTCGCTGCTCGCCATCGATGGCGCCGGCGACTCGCTGCGCAACTTCCTCGCCCTGCTGGCGGACAACCGCCGCCTCGCGCTGCTGCCGGAAATCGCCGGCCTGTTCGAAGAGCTGCGCGCGGAAGCCGAGCGCGTGATCAAGGCGCGCGTCACCTCGGCCACCGCGCTGGGCGACGGCGAGCTCGAGGGCATCAAGGCCGCGCTGAAGAAGCGCTTCGGCCGCGACGTGCAGGTCGAGACCGCGGTCGACGCCTCGCTGATCGGCGGTGCCGTGATCGATGCGGGTGACGTGGTGATCGACGGCTCGCTCAAGGGCAAGCTCGGCCGCCTGCAGTCCGCGCTGACCAACTAA
- a CDS encoding F0F1 ATP synthase subunit B: MTFFGQMLSFLILVIFTIKFIWPPLNAALEERQKKIAEGLAAADNSQRALAQAQETADGELRTARAKANEIIEQAHQRANQIIDQAKNDAIAEAARQKAVAEAEIVAAANRAKEDLRKQVSTLAVTGAEKLLRREIDANAHKALLDELAAEI, translated from the coding sequence ATGACTTTCTTCGGCCAGATGCTTTCGTTCTTGATCCTCGTGATCTTTACGATCAAGTTCATCTGGCCGCCGCTGAACGCGGCGCTCGAAGAACGCCAAAAGAAAATCGCCGAAGGTCTGGCCGCCGCCGACAACAGCCAGCGCGCCCTCGCGCAGGCGCAGGAAACCGCTGACGGTGAACTGCGTACGGCTCGCGCCAAGGCCAACGAGATCATCGAGCAGGCCCACCAGCGCGCCAACCAGATCATCGATCAGGCCAAGAACGACGCGATCGCCGAAGCCGCCCGCCAGAAGGCCGTGGCCGAAGCCGAGATCGTCGCCGCGGCCAACCGCGCCAAGGAAGACCTGCGCAAGCAGGTGTCGACCCTGGCCGTGACCGGTGCCGAGAAGCTGCTGCGCCGTGAGATCGACGCCAACGCCCACAAGGCGCTGCTCGACGAACTCGCCGCCGAGATCTGA
- the atpE gene encoding F0F1 ATP synthase subunit C: MEFIAHVQGLTAVAIGIIIGLGALGACLGIAIMGSKFLESAARQPELIPVLQGRMFLLAGLIDAAFIIGLAVALFFGIANPLLSALQNAAA; this comes from the coding sequence ATGGAATTCATCGCTCACGTGCAGGGCCTGACCGCCGTCGCCATCGGCATCATCATCGGCCTCGGCGCCCTCGGCGCATGCCTCGGCATCGCCATCATGGGTTCGAAGTTCCTCGAGTCCGCTGCACGTCAGCCGGAACTGATCCCGGTGCTGCAGGGCCGCATGTTCCTGCTGGCCGGCCTGATCGACGCCGCGTTCATCATCGGCCTCGCCGTCGCCCTGTTCTTCGGCATCGCCAACCCGCTGCTGAGCGCGCTGCAGAACGCTGCCGCCTAA
- the atpB gene encoding F0F1 ATP synthase subunit A codes for MSESSGGGLTGYIQHHLTHNQAVHGAPADPSNFNWDSWAVALALGLLFVLWFGRAARKATAGVPSKGQAFVELIVEFVDGQVRDTFHGDRRTVTPLAITIFMWIVFMNTMDLIPLDLPGMLVTLVSGEEAAHHSYFRMVPTADLNTTLGISASVFLILIGHAWSAKGGMGFGKELLTAPFHAHGFGAIVLAPVNLVMNIIEWLVKPISLAMRLFGNMYGGELVFMLIAGLMAGWVTFLPGVIANAAWGIFHILIILLQAFIFMILTVVYIAGAREGH; via the coding sequence GTGAGTGAATCTAGTGGCGGCGGTTTGACCGGATACATCCAGCACCACCTGACCCACAATCAGGCGGTCCATGGCGCTCCGGCCGATCCTTCCAATTTCAACTGGGACTCCTGGGCCGTCGCCCTGGCGCTGGGCCTGCTGTTCGTGCTGTGGTTCGGCCGCGCCGCGCGCAAGGCCACGGCCGGCGTGCCGAGCAAGGGCCAGGCCTTCGTCGAGCTGATCGTCGAATTCGTCGACGGCCAGGTCCGCGACACCTTCCACGGCGACCGTCGCACGGTCACGCCGCTGGCGATCACCATCTTCATGTGGATCGTGTTCATGAACACCATGGACCTGATCCCGCTCGACCTGCCGGGCATGCTGGTCACCCTGGTCAGCGGCGAAGAAGCCGCGCACCACAGCTACTTCCGCATGGTCCCGACCGCCGACCTCAACACCACGCTCGGCATCTCCGCGTCCGTGTTCCTGATCCTGATCGGCCACGCCTGGTCGGCCAAGGGCGGCATGGGCTTCGGCAAGGAACTGCTGACCGCACCGTTCCACGCGCACGGCTTCGGCGCCATCGTGCTGGCCCCGGTCAACCTGGTGATGAACATCATCGAGTGGCTGGTCAAGCCGATTTCGCTGGCCATGCGACTGTTCGGCAACATGTACGGCGGCGAGCTCGTGTTCATGCTCATCGCCGGCCTGATGGCGGGCTGGGTGACCTTCCTGCCGGGCGTGATCGCCAACGCGGCGTGGGGCATCTTCCACATCCTGATCATCCTGCTGCAGGCCTTCATCTTCATGATTCTCACCGTCGTGTACATCGCCGGTGCGCGCGAAGGCCACTAA
- a CDS encoding ATP synthase subunit I, protein MSNPIAAGRRLAQRAIAWQAVATVLVALAFLAKGLPSTLAALVGGGVVTLAAWLSALVALGGGVSPAGVAFARLLMGMALKWLLVLVAIVIALALFRLPGIPLMAGVIAATLALVLANSIRR, encoded by the coding sequence GTGTCGAATCCAATCGCCGCGGGCCGGCGGCTGGCGCAGCGAGCGATCGCCTGGCAGGCCGTCGCCACCGTGCTGGTGGCACTGGCCTTCCTCGCCAAGGGATTGCCCTCGACGCTGGCCGCACTGGTCGGCGGCGGGGTCGTCACCCTGGCGGCCTGGCTGTCGGCGCTGGTGGCCTTGGGGGGCGGGGTGAGTCCTGCGGGTGTCGCGTTCGCGCGGCTGTTGATGGGGATGGCGTTGAAGTGGCTGTTGGTGCTGGTCGCAATCGTGATCGCGCTGGCGCTGTTCCGCCTCCCCGGAATACCCCTGATGGCCGGCGTCATTGCGGCCACGCTGGCCCTGGTGCTGGCCAATTCGATCAGACGATAG